The following are from one region of the Scylla paramamosain isolate STU-SP2022 chromosome 23, ASM3559412v1, whole genome shotgun sequence genome:
- the LOC135112414 gene encoding probable E3 ubiquitin-protein ligase HERC4 isoform X5 codes for MCPCAPPHAPLAALGSVGTSVHARVPKLIDELQNYSIVQVAAGDQHSLSLTSWGLIYARGDNGYGELGVNSCDSHTATHKLVKSLARKVTVQLACDANHTLALTADGDKIPWASWHLDTDRGPRRTLPW; via the exons ATGTGCCCCTGTGctcccccccacgcccccctcgCCGCCCTTGGCAGTGTGGGAACCTCGGTACACGCCAGAGTGCCAA AATTAATTGATGAGCTACAGAACTACAGCATCGTTCAGGTGGCAGCCGGAGACCagcactctctttctctcacctcctggggcctg atCTACGCACGGGGTGACAATGGGTACGGTGAGCTTGGCGTCAACTCCTGCGACAGTCACACCGCCACACACAAGCTTGTCAAGAGTCTGGCCAGGAAGGTGACAGTGCAGCTGGCCTGTGACGCCAACCACACCCTTGCCTTGACTGCTG ATGGTGACAAAATACCTTGGGCCAGTTGGCACTTAGACACTGACAGGGGCCCCAGAAGGACCCTGCCCTGGTGA
- the LOC135112414 gene encoding probable E3 ubiquitin-protein ligase HERC4 isoform X3, with the protein MCPCAPPHAPLAALGSVGTSVHARVPKLIDELQNYSIVQVAAGDQHSLSLTSWGLVINSAHAGLSHSVNTVQRAAGGAKQCALVARGQSMPCAGILIDFIYARGDNGYGELGVNSCDSHTATHKLVKSLARKVTVQLACDANHTLALTADGDKIPWASWHLDTDRGPRRTLPW; encoded by the exons ATGTGCCCCTGTGctcccccccacgcccccctcgCCGCCCTTGGCAGTGTGGGAACCTCGGTACACGCCAGAGTGCCAA AATTAATTGATGAGCTACAGAACTACAGCATCGTTCAGGTGGCAGCCGGAGACCagcactctctttctctcacctcctggggcctg gtgataaacagtgcacacgcgggactgagtcactcggtaaacacagtgcagcgggccgcgggtggcgccaagcagtgcgctctggtggccagGGGACAGAGTATGCCttgtgcgggaattttaatcgatttt atCTACGCACGGGGTGACAATGGGTACGGTGAGCTTGGCGTCAACTCCTGCGACAGTCACACCGCCACACACAAGCTTGTCAAGAGTCTGGCCAGGAAGGTGACAGTGCAGCTGGCCTGTGACGCCAACCACACCCTTGCCTTGACTGCTG ATGGTGACAAAATACCTTGGGCCAGTTGGCACTTAGACACTGACAGGGGCCCCAGAAGGACCCTGCCCTGGTGA
- the LOC135112414 gene encoding RCC1 and BTB domain-containing protein 1-like isoform X4: MFNQVYKVLAFKGSSTPTDTRTHHQIQEELIDELQNYSIVQVAAGDQHSLSLTSWGLIYARGDNGYGELGVNSCDSHTATHKLVKSLARKVTVQLACDANHTLALTADGDKIPWASWHLDTDRGPRRTLPW; encoded by the exons ATGTTTAACCAGGTGTACAAGGTGCTGGCTTTCAAGGGCTCCTCCACAcctacagacacacgcacacaccaccagATACAGGAAG AATTAATTGATGAGCTACAGAACTACAGCATCGTTCAGGTGGCAGCCGGAGACCagcactctctttctctcacctcctggggcctg atCTACGCACGGGGTGACAATGGGTACGGTGAGCTTGGCGTCAACTCCTGCGACAGTCACACCGCCACACACAAGCTTGTCAAGAGTCTGGCCAGGAAGGTGACAGTGCAGCTGGCCTGTGACGCCAACCACACCCTTGCCTTGACTGCTG ATGGTGACAAAATACCTTGGGCCAGTTGGCACTTAGACACTGACAGGGGCCCCAGAAGGACCCTGCCCTGGTGA
- the LOC135112414 gene encoding uncharacterized protein LOC135112414 isoform X1: MADVTSSAAFIRGPRPWTFPPPSALPLVFSVISYIFQLFSCIEKNRKRRKEGEMKKEEEEEGREGGRRGKGRRKRRRKRRNIKKRFSLNFQRFKELIDELQNYSIVQVAAGDQHSLSLTSWGLVINSAHAGLSHSVNTVQRAAGGAKQCALVARGQSMPCAGILIDFIYARGDNGYGELGVNSCDSHTATHKLVKSLARKVTVQLACDANHTLALTADGDKIPWASWHLDTDRGPRRTLPW; this comes from the exons atggcggacgtgacgtcatcagccgcCTTCATCCGGGGACCGAGACCCtggaccttccctcctcccagtgCCCTTCCATTAGTATTTAGtgttatttcctatattttccagctgttttcatgcatagagaagaatagaaagaggaggaaagaaggagaaatgaagaaggaggaggaagaagagggaagggaaggaggaagaagagggaagggaaggaggaagaggagaaggaaaagaagaaatattaagaaaagattTTCACTGAATTTCCAGCGTTTTAAAG AATTAATTGATGAGCTACAGAACTACAGCATCGTTCAGGTGGCAGCCGGAGACCagcactctctttctctcacctcctggggcctg gtgataaacagtgcacacgcgggactgagtcactcggtaaacacagtgcagcgggccgcgggtggcgccaagcagtgcgctctggtggccagGGGACAGAGTATGCCttgtgcgggaattttaatcgatttt atCTACGCACGGGGTGACAATGGGTACGGTGAGCTTGGCGTCAACTCCTGCGACAGTCACACCGCCACACACAAGCTTGTCAAGAGTCTGGCCAGGAAGGTGACAGTGCAGCTGGCCTGTGACGCCAACCACACCCTTGCCTTGACTGCTG ATGGTGACAAAATACCTTGGGCCAGTTGGCACTTAGACACTGACAGGGGCCCCAGAAGGACCCTGCCCTGGTGA
- the LOC135112414 gene encoding probable E3 ubiquitin-protein ligase HERC4 isoform X2 produces the protein MFNQVYKVLAFKGSSTPTDTRTHHQIQEELIDELQNYSIVQVAAGDQHSLSLTSWGLVINSAHAGLSHSVNTVQRAAGGAKQCALVARGQSMPCAGILIDFIYARGDNGYGELGVNSCDSHTATHKLVKSLARKVTVQLACDANHTLALTADGDKIPWASWHLDTDRGPRRTLPW, from the exons ATGTTTAACCAGGTGTACAAGGTGCTGGCTTTCAAGGGCTCCTCCACAcctacagacacacgcacacaccaccagATACAGGAAG AATTAATTGATGAGCTACAGAACTACAGCATCGTTCAGGTGGCAGCCGGAGACCagcactctctttctctcacctcctggggcctg gtgataaacagtgcacacgcgggactgagtcactcggtaaacacagtgcagcgggccgcgggtggcgccaagcagtgcgctctggtggccagGGGACAGAGTATGCCttgtgcgggaattttaatcgatttt atCTACGCACGGGGTGACAATGGGTACGGTGAGCTTGGCGTCAACTCCTGCGACAGTCACACCGCCACACACAAGCTTGTCAAGAGTCTGGCCAGGAAGGTGACAGTGCAGCTGGCCTGTGACGCCAACCACACCCTTGCCTTGACTGCTG ATGGTGACAAAATACCTTGGGCCAGTTGGCACTTAGACACTGACAGGGGCCCCAGAAGGACCCTGCCCTGGTGA